GGGCGGGCTAGAGGCCGTCAAGAAACTTATTCGGGGACAAAATGTAAGCCGAGAAGATGTGGGGCTGACTGCACGTGAATGGCGTGAGTTGACAGATTTGTTAGAAATGGATCTTGAGAACCCGCAGAAAGTGGCATAGGATTGTTTTTAGAAGTTATTTTGGGAAATTAAGGATTTAAGTGATGACTAAGGAAAAAGGTAAAGGTGAAACGACAGTTGCATTAAATGGTTTGGATGCAGCTATTATTTTGCGTGAAGATGGTGCAATTGAAGCTTCTCTGCCTGATTTAGGGAACCCGGAAGATATTCCTGAGAATTTGGTTTTTGCGACAGCTTTGATGGCAGCGATTCAGAACGATGAGCTCTACGATGCAATCATTCGTAACTTTGAAGTTGAATGCGCCAAAATGGATACTGAAATAGGTAAAGAGAAGACCATTTGTTAGACATATTCTCTCTACAGAGTTGAGAGATAAGAAGCGTTAAAGGGTGTCGTTAGTATATATACTTTTTGCTTTTTATCTTTTGCGTAACGCCCATGATATAGTCACTTAGTTGAAGAATTTGTTGCGACTTCCTAAGTCTTTCTGGATAGGTGAAACAGAGATCTAGGGAGGGACTTTTTGCCTTGGGCATGATCTCAACCAGGTTGGAATATCTCAGTCGCTGGTTATCTTGAGGGAAGGTTGCAATTCCCAGGCCTTGCTCGGCTAAATGAATGAGACTAGCTCCAGAATTTATTTGAATCACAGGCCTTCTACTCTGTCCGGGCGAAGTTCCTGCAGAAAGATGCCAATTCAGTTCCGAAAAAGGATGAATATGAGTTCCATATCCCAAGAGCCGATGACTATCTAGCTCTTCGAGGGTTTCTGGGGTGCCATATTTCTTTAAATATTGGGGACTTGCATACAGTTTTAAGGGGGAGGAGAGCAATAATTGTTGAATTAGATGGGTTGCTCCTGGGATAAAAGGCCAAATGGCAGCATCTATTTCTTTTGGAGAGAAGGCTGGTTCTTGGTCATTGTTTAAAACTATCAGTTTAACCTCAGGATTTTTTTTCATAAACTCTGAGAGCTTATTTATAAGAAAAGTAAAAGAGATTCCCTCTGTTGAAGCTATTTTGATGGTTTTTTCTTTATCGGTAAAAGTTTTTTGCATGGAGCTTCTTATGGACTCCATCTCAGAAATTGCTTTTTTTGATGCTTCATACAAAATTTGCCCGTGCTTCGTAAGTAACAATCCACGAGCATAACGGCTAAAAAGCTTCACATTCAGCTGTTTTTCCAAAGCGATGATTTGGCGACTTAGAGCCGATCTGCTTAAGTATAGATTTTTGGCGCCAATGGCAAAGCTTCCCGCGACGGCCACATAGTAAAAACTTTTGATTTTATCCCAATCCATGTAGAGGCTTCTCCTTATCAGAGATGGCTTGGGTTGAATCAAAGACTTCTTTCAGAAAGTTGCCAAATGCTAGGACTGCTTTGGAATACATTAAATGGTGAGGGTAAACAAAATTGAAATCGATCTTTGGTCCTGAGACGTGGGGCAGAATTTCAACGAGATTGGATCCCTGAAGTCTAAAGTTTGATTGGCATAAAGAAATGATTCCCAAACCCTTTTCTGCAAGTTGGAATAGACTCGTCTCCGAGTTTACGAGGAGGAAAGGTTGACGAGATTTTCCATTTTTTGTGCCAATTGATAGAAACCAATTTAATTTAGATGAGGGGTCCATATATCCTCCACGAGAGATGAGGCGGTGGCACTCAAGATCTTCGGGGTGTTTAGGCGTCCCAAATTTTTCTAGATATTTAGGACTGGTGTATAGTTTGAGTTGAGAGGATACAATTGGTGATTGAAAAAAGCCTCTTTTGGATTCTATGGAAGGGATTAAGGCTGCATCTACACTTCTTAGGGCCAACTCTGAGCTTTTGTCACAATTCACAATTTTCAACTGAATGTTTGTGTGTTGGTTGATGAAGTCATCTATTTTCCCCATGACACATGATCGAATGCTGCTTGCAAGGCCTATTGTCAGAGGGCCAAAGGGGTCAGTTTGATCTTCACGAATCAGAGATTCGGCAAGCTCGAATTCGGAATGCATTATTTGAGCAGAGTGATAAAGCGCTTCCCCTTCCTTTGTAAGCACAAGCCCCCGTGAGTGCCTTTTAAAGAGTTTAGATTTTAGTCTATACTCAAGTGCACTAATTTGGCGACTCAGCGCAGACTGAGTTACTTCCATCTGCTCAGCAGCAGAGGTAAAGCTTCCAGACTTCGCTATACGATAAAATACTCTAATTTTGTCCCAGTCCATCTTCCCAGTCGATGATAAAAATAGTTCCCTAATACTTTATTGATTGTCATCTAATAGGGGTTATTAAAATAAGTCAAGCTGGAGAATTTGTGCAACAAAGTAGTCTCTTTTGAAGACAACTTAAAAGTTTTCATTTTATTTCAATGGATTGTCGTTTCTTTTATCAAAATGTAAAACAGTTTAAATGAAGAGTATTCCATATTTTCACGCCTGAAGCGTGCAAAAATGGAATAGCTAGTTTGAAATCCTATTCAGCTTTCTGAATGGTTACGTTGTGGTGCTTTAGAAAGGCTTTGAAGAAATTTTCAAATATCTCGATATTCTTTTTCGTTGTTGGATTTACGTTTTTGTTCACACAAAAAAATGTTTTGGTACAGGGGCCATCAATATGGGGGAGAACTCTTACTAAACTGGACTCAAAAAAGGGACTTGGTTCTACGGGGGCTGAGCAAATCCCGATCCCTTCTTTTGCCGCAAGAAAAACAGAGGTTGAGGAATTTACAGTGAAGTCCGGTTTTAATTTTGGAAAATCTGGGTGCATTCCTTTGAGGTGCCAATTAATGTTTGAAAAATGCGAAAATTCATGTTCACCGTATCCTATGAGGCAATGATTCTGCAGGTCCTGGGGCGTTTTTGGTGTTCCCATACGCTCTAGATATTCTTTGCTGGCAAATAATCCATGTTGATAGGGGATATACCACTTCTTTTCAAAGTGGTTTGTTTCAGTAAGAGGTCTAATCATAATATCAGACGCGACTTCCTCTTTCTTGGAAAGGTAATCGTTGGATGTAATATGTGTTGTGAAGTTTGGGTGTTTTGAATGAAGAGTTTTGAGGCTTTTTATCATCCAGCCTGATACAACAGCTTTCGTGGTAGAAATAACAATTTGGATTTTAGAGTTTGCAGTTTGGGGCTGGGAGAATTTGTTTTTTGCGTGTTCCAGGGTGGTGTGAACGTCTCGAATGTAAGGGAGAAAGGCGAGGCCTTCTTTGGTGAAGGAGGAATGCCGCTTATGTCTATTAATAAGTTTTATGCCAATTTCTTTTTCGATTTCATCCACATGTGACCACATGGTTGC
The sequence above is drawn from the Alphaproteobacteria bacterium genome and encodes:
- a CDS encoding LysR family transcriptional regulator, whose product is MDWDKIKSFYYVAVAGSFAIGAKNLYLSRSALSRQIIALEKQLNVKLFSRYARGLLLTKHGQILYEASKKAISEMESIRSSMQKTFTDKEKTIKIASTEGISFTFLINKLSEFMKKNPEVKLIVLNNDQEPAFSPKEIDAAIWPFIPGATHLIQQLLLSSPLKLYASPQYLKKYGTPETLEELDSHRLLGYGTHIHPFSELNWHLSAGTSPGQSRRPVIQINSGASLIHLAEQGLGIATFPQDNQRLRYSNLVEIMPKAKSPSLDLCFTYPERLRKSQQILQLSDYIMGVTQKIKSKKYIY
- a CDS encoding LysR family transcriptional regulator produces the protein MDWDKIRVFYRIAKSGSFTSAAEQMEVTQSALSRQISALEYRLKSKLFKRHSRGLVLTKEGEALYHSAQIMHSEFELAESLIREDQTDPFGPLTIGLASSIRSCVMGKIDDFINQHTNIQLKIVNCDKSSELALRSVDAALIPSIESKRGFFQSPIVSSQLKLYTSPKYLEKFGTPKHPEDLECHRLISRGGYMDPSSKLNWFLSIGTKNGKSRQPFLLVNSETSLFQLAEKGLGIISLCQSNFRLQGSNLVEILPHVSGPKIDFNFVYPHHLMYSKAVLAFGNFLKEVFDSTQAISDKEKPLHGLG
- a CDS encoding LysR family transcriptional regulator yields the protein MKLKSLKTLLYLEESNCDFGVHKSVGIPRATMWSHVDEIEKEIGIKLINRHKRHSSFTKEGLAFLPYIRDVHTTLEHAKNKFSQPQTANSKIQIVISTTKAVVSGWMIKSLKTLHSKHPNFTTHITSNDYLSKKEEVASDIMIRPLTETNHFEKKWYIPYQHGLFASKEYLERMGTPKTPQDLQNHCLIGYGEHEFSHFSNINWHLKGMHPDFPKLKPDFTVNSSTSVFLAAKEGIGICSAPVEPSPFFESSLVRVLPHIDGPCTKTFFCVNKNVNPTTKKNIEIFENFFKAFLKHHNVTIQKAE